CGGGTAAGAACTTCTGAATTTCCTCTTGGGGTTAAAGTGCAACCAAACACAAACcgagaaatacagtcatggaaaaatgataagaccacccctgttcttcaatttcttgttcatttgaatgcctggtacaacaaaaacattttaaaggagGTGATAGTAACACAATAATGTAagtttagtaaaaaaaattttgccTTAAAGATCATTCCACTCGTCTTTTACTTCTCCGCCTGAACAGTTTTAAAGTGGAAGATTTACTCTTATTTTtggcatttgtttggacaaatacaatgacaacaacaaaaaatagctcataagagtttaatttaagagctgatatctagccatattccatggttttcttgattgattacaaaatcattatcaagaatgataattatcaagaaaccatggaaagtggctagatatcagctcttaaattaaactcttatcaattatttttgttgttatcattatatttttgtccaaacaaatgtacctttagttgtaccaggcattaaaatgaacaatacattgaagaaaacaagggttgtctaatattttttttccatgactgtatgtttgtaAAGAAAATGGTAGGCCCTGCCATTGTAAActacagtgaaaatgtaaccTTTCAACAAGCTTTCTACTAGCTTCAAACAATGTCTTAGTAGAGAATGTTCACTTCTCTGTCAGTGACACAGTGCACCTTCAAACtcacttcaaaataaataaatgaatgcgcCTTAACTGGACTGACTAATTAACATCATGTGCAATACCATTTTCAACATCACATGTTATGGtcattatcatgtgcaatatatctgtatttattacatcccGCCACATCTCTACCAACTTTACTCCTTTAccactttatttttaatttttatattgttatatttatagtatatattgttattgtttcctattttgttcattgtttttcttatattatcctataatgtgattgtttttgtcattgtttttgtaacttggagcaatctggaaccagaagttctatcttatcttaaaaataaaaaatcatagtGTGTCCTATTCATTCATCAAGTTTACACTGCTCTTGTTGTAATACAATGAGTATTACGGTTAAGCCATGCTAAACATTGGCATTAAATATAGCCTGTTGATTAAAGGAAGGGAagattacaaaagaaaaaacaaaatgacaatctaaacaaaaagcaatttaaaataatgaataaaatataacataacaaaataaaaattaaagcaaTATAAATTAGACAGTAATTGTGTTGAATAGACTAGTGTAAACAGGAGTGCAGGAAATATTGAACACAgtcataattattatatattatacattcatGGCACATGTAGGACTTATCATCTGTTTTGACTTATAAATTATGACTTATAATTAATATTGCATACCGTGAGTTATGCAGAAAAATTAAACCTACTTAatctctttttgtatttttttattattggtaATAGTATTTCTAATTTGTTATATGTATTGGAttatccctgtgtgtgtgtgtgtgggggggggggggggggggggggggtatggGGAAATAATCGAAAAGGACTTGTAAACTATACAAACAAaagtcaaagaaaatgtgtttgaatgtcctttgaaataaaaaagataagaaaaaaaaaagaaaaaaagaaaaattaaatcatCACATTTGACATGCTGGGAAATTTTTTAcctaaaaattattaaaatgatcaattatcCGAATGCTGCTGGTTAATTTTCTGTTGATCTACAAACGGATTTATCATTTAATCatttcagctctgaaattaagcATCAAAGTTCATTTTTGACCTCAGAAATCGTAGTTTGACAATAAAAAGCAAGTAATCTGACTGTGACTTGGGATTCTTTTGTCAAGCAACTATTTCCAGGGGTAAGAATGAACTTTATCGCTTAAATCACGTCAAATCATGACtgagtatttgcattttttatagGCAAACACAAAGTCAAGGAAACAGTCATCCTGTGTTTAGAAATAAATAGGAGAAAGGCTGGTAATGTGCTTCTTGTTCTCCACTAGGTTCTGTGTCCACGGGCCTCGTCACAGAGACGTGGTGGAGGAGCTGGTGAGGCGAGAGGTGGAGCGCTGTGACAGACTGGCCGGATTTATGGCCATGATGAGTGTGGCAGGGGGAACGGGCTCCGGGGTCGGCACTTATGTCACTCAGTGTCTCCGAGACGTCTATCCCAAGTCCTTCATCCTAAACCACCTCACCTGGCCGTACGGGACCGGGGAGGTACGGAGACGGCTGTCAAAGTGcgatttgttttaaatatcagggttcgtacgggagcttgaaatccttgaaaatgcttaaatttaaatgttaggtcaaggtcacgtttatttctagagcaccttatatacaaccaaggttgaccaaagtgctttacataactgaataacaacaaaaaatccaatccaatacaagatacataaatgaatgttgtattttcaaggtttaaaaagtgcttggaatttggataaagtgcttgtaaatgcttgaaattcttactgtatttctcttggaatctgactatatccatctatagataatcacatgtccaatgtaaaaaataacgagtagcctatctgaaatgaagaccgttcctcctaaaagtgtaaaaccatcgctgttggtatggttaagtgaaatctcccccttttagtatgtaagtactcatctaaaacatgcaatttacaacaggtgtaagatactggaaaagcttgaaaattgacctcgaaagtccttgaaaaatgcttgaatttgaccactgctaaagtgtacgaaccctgaatacAAATATAGAATAATGTGCTATTAAACGTGTCCTGTCCCCTTCAGGTGATTGTCCAGAACTACAACTCAGTGCTGACGCTGGCTCATCTCTACCAGCTGTCAGACGCCATCCTGGTGCATGAGAACGACACGGTGCACAGGATCTGCAGTCAGCTGCTCAACATCAAACACATCTCCTTCAGCGACGTCAACGGGGTGATCGCTCACCAGCTGGGCAGCGTCCTGCAGCCCGCGCTCTCTGCCGACTCCTATGGAGTCTACAGCAGAAACCCTCTGGGTGAGAGAGGccatgacacacacatacacacacacacacacacacacacacacacacacacacacacacagacagacagacagacagacagacagacacacgtacacagacacacaaacacacacacacacacacacacacacagacacacacacacacgggcacacacacacacagacacaaacacacacgtacgcacacacacacacacacacacacacacacagacacacacacacgaacacagacacacacacacgtacacacacacacacacacacagacacacacacacacgaacacaggcacacacacacacgaacacaggcacacacacacacacgtacacacacacacacacacgtacacacacacgtacacacacacacacacacacacacacacacacatacacagggaTGTATGGTGCACAGCGACTAAACTAAGAATTATTTTGACATACTAAGTCaatgtttctaaaaaatgttattttttaatttttatttttaaattattttgggatattaagtcattattttgaaaaagtttctcaatatgttgtgattttattattattatttttttgggatattaattaatttagaaaatgtttgtcattattttgagatttttttattgtttttggatattaaatcattattttgaaaaaatttctcattttgagattttttcaaaattattttgggATATTAAGTCATATGAAAGCATCTCATTATTTTCAAGATAAAGTCATTGCTTAAGTTTCTCACTATTTACTTACATTATTACGTTATTTTCAAAGACTGTTACTGATACTTATTCAGTATTTCAAGAAagcttctcattattttgagaggcaaagtcattatttaacagtttttcgttattttctttaatttcattcattgttttgcaatACATATTCATAAAGTTGAGAAAGCTTCTTGTTATTTGTACATATGGTTTCTACTGTTTGGATTTTGTATTCTTTAATTATTGTTCGTATGCTGACTTTTTCTATTCttcatatttctatttatgCTGCTGCTTTTGACTCAAAGTACATGTTtccttaatatatatttatattaagtactttgttcttttgcaccaatacaccacagcaaattccttgtatgtgaaaacctacttggcaataaaaaatgaatgattattattttgattttgagaTACTACGTCATTATATTACGATAAGTAAGTCAGAATTTAGAGAATTCCTTTCATTCTTTTGCTATacttttgagaaagtttctcattataataACGTACAGGATCTTTTTTTCATCCCAAGACGAAGTTTTTATCTTATCTATTTCTTTTACTAGTATAATGGGCTTCCATACAAACCAGCATGTCCTAACCATAATGGTGATTCTATGTTTTGTCGTCTCTCAGGTGAGTTGGTGAGCTCCCTGACATGCCACCCAGAGTACAAGTTGCTCAGTGTGTGTACTGTCCCTCAGATGCCCAGTTCCTCCATAGCCTACAGCACGTTCAGCTGGCCCAGCCTGCTCAAACACCTGCGACAGATGCTCATCTCCAACACCAAGATGGAGGAAGGTAAGTTCTGTCAAAATCTCATTTTGCATTTCAGGCAAATTATTCATAATTTTGTCAATTTCGTAGCTTGATGTTTTTAGCTTcggtcattttatttttattttattttttattccgcctcatgtcattcagccacacacatccactgattttatgggcaataaacaagctgctgcgggtctctcggcggccccgctgtcccccggctcgtagcgagatcaccggcgttacaatagcggggctaatagctaaaAGTCCTGCTAACGCCGTAACGCtaccgctaatagccccgctactgtaacgccggtgatctcgctacgagccgccgccgagagacctttcaccttccaactttcgctctaaactatttaaaacaccatctacagctaaagagagttttgcgtctgctgcagccatgttggatccgtaagaaaactacaagcttccgtctgccgagtagtacgcgtcatcatcttgcagtccctccccattctgtgattggatccctaaaacagggctaagaaacggccctggtttccagaccctttcgcagttcgaaatttagcatttttacttatttatttttcttttctgtcatctgtattttgaatttgtatttctgtactgtttGTTAATGTACTCGTGGTCACTGTAAATGAAGGAAACCTCAGTGCCTTATGAAAATAAAGTGTGTTATCAACCTATTGTATGGGTTGAAAGTGTAATCGGCTACAAATAGGGTTGCAAGGGGGTGGACATTTTCCGGTAAtttcagaaactttccatgggaagttaaactGGGGAATTTGGGAAATATTACAAATCAGAaattttccatgggaattatgtacatttatagGAATTAACTGGACATTGCGGCTAATTTAAACAAACCATATCATATCCAAATATCAATATAAacgttttgttttgtcataagcagacatcGATGCAAAATAATTCAATTAAGTAAGTAACAGTATTTGtaaagtagaactttatcaagttttaattattttattgaacgatcaattttttcatttaaaaacaaaaacatgaatgttgagttaaatttTACCCAGAAACCAGCCCCTCTCcctccaaaaaagtcccatttaAGTGTGctttgtgcatgtgattgagaaACACGATAGaaattcaagtgtacttgcatgaaatctggttgttttagtctagattatgcaaaaatgtattatccccaactatatttaaatcaaaatcaaatcaaaatcaaaatgactttatttatccccaaggggaaattcagatagaatctctggaagaatgagacagcctggtggctgtaggagcgaaggatcttttaagttaagggccaaccttcaattttgtgaATTCCcggtttattcccataaattcccgttTAACATTGAAAATTCCCacaattttgcaaccctagttaaaaatgaaatcatgaaaCACTTCTGAGGATTCTTGTTGCTTGTGCAGGTATAGACTGGCAGGTGCGTCCTCCCCCGGCAGGCTCTGAGCGGACCAGAACCAGCTTTAATACGTCTCTGGCCAACCTGCTCATACTGAGAGGGAAAGATGTCTACAGCGcagagacaggtcagaggacgggttaaaatgtagtgattttATTTCAGACTAAGTGGACTCCCCAAACAGAAAATGTACCATCAGCTTTCAGTTCTTCATATTTTAACTCAAGGGGTGTGAATCACGTCCTGTCCACAGGTAGCTTTGAGGACCCGGCCCTGTACACCTCCTGGCTCTCATCACAAGAAGCTTTCAACTCGTGGAAATCCCCAGTGCCTTTTAACAAGTATGAAAAATGCGTTACGCTGGTCAGTAACAGCCAGGCTCTGCTCAGACCTCTGGATCACATGGTGGGAAAAGCCTGGAATATGTTTGCATCGAGGTGAGTCAGCACTGTTTCTCAGaggaatgcttaaatatcactTTTAGGAAAAGCTGactattacttttttctttctttttgtttgacaACATGGTTATTCATGCAAACTGTTTTTACACTTCAATTAAACACAGCTGTTTTGTcaggaaattaaatgaaaagaacTATTCACAGTTCAGCaaacaaacatgattattataaatCATGTGCTTGAGTCCCAAATGACTGGATAAATAACATTATGTTTAAAAGAAACAGATGTTAGTTCATGCCAAATTCACAACTAAATCAGTATATCTAATACATATCTAATACTATGGGTCTAGTAGTAAATCAGTGTTCAAACTGGCAAGTAAATCTGTATGAATGACTTCCTAGAAATGTCTTATCTGTTTATGATCCCACtcaatttcttttttacattaaacccCCTAAACAGTcaaagagaaacagaacagaCAGTAACCCTCAGCACCACTGTGCCTGTAAAAACATACTTCATAACTATTTATTTCTTCCATTGCACTACCTGTGCATATTTTCACCAACCTGACCTTGTACATATTGTTTATAatagtatttttaatatttaatatttgtatttctgtaggAGAGAGACAAACCGGAGTCAAACTCCTAGTATGTGCACACATACCTGGCCAATAAAGATGATTCTGATTCAGATTAAACCCTGGACAGTTTGGAGAccagatttttaattttttgtttgtggATTAAATGTATCTTTACCTTTCCTCTGCGACAGGGCCTACATTCATCAGTACATTAAATTTGGGATCTCAGAGGAGGACTTTCTAGACAGCTTCACGTCTCTGGAGCAAGTCATCTCCAGCTACAAACAACTGCGCTAGAAAACATGCACAACCTGGCCTTCGGACTGTATGTGGATAAGAGAATACCATTATATGGGAcctttctgatgttttttatttaaaaaagttaaaattacatGTCCATCTGCTGAGGGAGATCATGTGTCGTGAGTGAAAGCTCCAAAATGGACCCTGTGGTGAGTCTAACtatagctatttttgtttttaaatgtgaaggtATAATAAATCATGTGTCCAGCAGTGGTGGAACAAGTCAGAtcctttaaataaaagtagtaaGACTACACTGTAGAAACTTACTTAACTTTTCTTCAGTAAAAGAACAGTTGGCATTAAAGTATACTTAAAAGTACCAAAATTAGTACCCAAAATGGCCTGTTTCagaatgtgtaaatgtgtgtatatatatatatatatatataattatttaatgtatatttgttactttatatactgctggGTAGCTTGTGAATATTcttggggatcaataaagtaataTCACAAGTTTGATTAACTTCTGTATTATTAATCCAAATCTGGAAAGTAAATAAAGTTcacattaatgtaaaaaatatacaatatttgcctccgACAAATggtgaagtataaagtaacagaAAAATGGAAATCCTAAAAGTTCTCCAGTAAATGTGCTTTGTATCTTCCCCACACTGAAGTTCAGCAAttagaaatggaaataaaagaaaagtgaCAAGATCAGTAAGCTTTTCAAccactttattgttcatatattttcataataGTATTTCCATCAGTGGGATGACTGACTCACAGTGTTAGTAAATACAAGTGGTTGTATCCACAAATGGACCAGCTGAGGTGCATTTTGGGCATCAGCCAAGTGGCACCAGAGTCATGCTGAAGGCCCACAGCTTCAGCCAGCTTACAGACTGTTGTTGCCGTGCCAATTTAACAGCCAACACCAGTCTGATAAGCTAGCTGACGGGGTGGGAAAGTGGTGTCAACCAGTTCACGACTGAGAATGTGGAAGTGGATTTCATCCTGATGCTGGAGTAGATCAGAATCTGTCGAGTGCGTTTCAGGCAGGACTTCGATTTAGGAGTCAGGAAGTTAGTCACATAAAAAACTCTGAATCGGCACAAGAAGAACCGATGCTGGACTGTTAACTTACCTTAAAGATGATCATTTTCAGGAGAAATTAAGCATTAGCTCTGTCATGGATACACAATATCACGTTATAGCTTTTATCAGGATGGACATTTAAAAAGGTTAATCTTCatctacagaatacaaaaaaataaaagactcaGACTTGGAAACAGTTGccatgatttacattttttatgtatgatCTGATCAAAGGTTAGACCTAAATGTACAGAATAGAAATGGGACTAGTTAGCTGAGAGTACAATGTCACTTTACAAATGATatcaccttttcttttctttttttgttttggtttgagtTAACTCATGTCCACACAGACCATTAGAATAGAAATACATCTGCGCATACTGTCAAAAAGATATTAAGATATTTACACAATGTGCAAACCATCAATACCACACTGTTCTAAGTTGATATTgctttttttcaccattttaaacGGACGATtccagagacaaaaaaaagataagttGGTCTTACGGTTTAACAGGACAAACATGAGGGAAATTAAACCCTGAAAAGAAAAACCATCCATAGCAGTTACCTCGGCAGCACACTGTACAAACAAGTCAAGATCCATCCATACGTAAATgttacaaaattaaataaaaatcaagttATTAAGTCAAGAACTATATTCAAAGGAAGTCAGACCTTCCCGTCTTGCATAAGGCATAGCATCTGATGGCCACTGCACGTACACAGCAGTATCCACCAAACCGCTGCTTTACTTCTGAGGTCGATGAATGGGTTTGTTTAAGTAACATGTTAAGATCAGCAATAGAACCAATCGCACTACACGCCTACACAAGAGTGAGATGAgaggaagaactacaaaacctGAAGAGGGACAAACAGTAAACAGCACATACATCCTCAaaagcgcgcacacacaccaacaaaTAGTGCCTGGTTTTTTGAGTGGTCAGCCTCTGAGAATGGATGCGGGTGAGGTTTGTTGTTAAGTCGTGAGTGGCTGTGGCCGAGTGGAGGGCTGTCGGCcgcagcagcagaaacacagtCACTTGGATGTTTGTACCGCTCTGTCTCGTCATCACTTGGTTTTCTCCTCCGAgtgcctctgctgctgcaggcgcTTGGCGTAGCTCTGAGCCATGGAGTTGACGATGGAAGTGACAAAGTAGCAGACCATGACCAGCACCACCTTCTCAAACACCCACGACAGCCAGTTCTCGTCCTGGAAACCATTATGGAAGCATATTGTAATATTGCTGTTGCTATTGCTGCAGGTATGATCAAATGCagagttcatttgcaaaaaaacatctatatttaaatattttttctcaacaATGCTGTTTACTGGGCTGCACAAAAAACTGCTGTTAAGATTGTTTCAATAAGATAACTTAAACTTCTAAAGTTTCTTTAATAATGTACTTTTATTGTGGACTCAAGGGAAAACTCAATCTCAgtgattttaactgtttttgctCATGGACTACAGTATATAAGGAATATTGTTGGCCTCCTGCATACATGACAGAAGTATATGATAAAatggtatttaaatataaagacTAACAATTCCCATTTTATTTTAGGATTTAACCcatataatttttttacagcagCCAAGGACTGATGGATACAAAACCATAGAGCTAAATATACTTATTGgcatctttttaatttttttttactttgttagaATAAGTGATAAGCAAGAAAAATGTACAGCAATACTACAACGATCAGCTGACAAAT
This is a stretch of genomic DNA from Centropristis striata isolate RG_2023a ecotype Rhode Island chromosome 4, C.striata_1.0, whole genome shotgun sequence. It encodes these proteins:
- the tubd1 gene encoding tubulin delta chain isoform X1, translated to MSIVTVQLGQCGNQVGHELFDILCSDAHEGQRKVYSTASRERFFHRTAHGELVARAVLIDMEPKVINQSVSRAAKCGRWRYGDTSHFSQKQGCGNNWANGFCVHGPRHRDVVEELVRREVERCDRLAGFMAMMSVAGGTGSGVGTYVTQCLRDVYPKSFILNHLTWPYGTGEVIVQNYNSVLTLAHLYQLSDAILVHENDTVHRICSQLLNIKHISFSDVNGVIAHQLGSVLQPALSADSYGVYSRNPLGELVSSLTCHPEYKLLSVCTVPQMPSSSIAYSTFSWPSLLKHLRQMLISNTKMEEGIDWQVRPPPAGSERTRTSFNTSLANLLILRGKDVYSAETGQRTRAYIHQYIKFGISEEDFLDSFTSLEQVISSYKQLR
- the tubd1 gene encoding tubulin delta chain isoform X3, with amino-acid sequence MSIVTVQLGQCGNQVGHELFDILCSDAHEGQRKVYSTASRERFFHRTAHGELVARAVLIDMEPKVINQSVSRAAKCGRWRYGDTSHFSQKQGCGNNWANGFCVHGPRHRDVVEELVRREVERCDRLAGFMAMMSVAGGTGSGVGTYVTQCLRDVYPKSFILNHLTWPYGTGEVIVQNYNSVLTLAHLYQLSDAILVHENDTVHRICSQLLNIKHISFSDVNGVIAHQLGSVLQPALSADSYGVYSRNPLGELVSSLTCHPEYKLLSVCTVPQMPSSSIAYSTFSWPSLLKHLRQMLISNTKMEEGIDWQVRPPPAGSERTRTSFNTSLANLLILRGKDVYSAETGSFEDPALYTSWLSSQEAFNSWKSPVPFNKYEKCVTLVSNSQALLRPLDHMVGKAWNMFASRAYIHQYIKFGISEEDFLDSFTSLEQVISSYKQLR
- the tubd1 gene encoding tubulin delta chain isoform X2, whose product is MSIVTVQLGQCGNQVGHELFDILCSDAHEGQRKVYSTASRERFFHRTAHGELVARAVLIDMEPKVINQSVSRAAKCGRWRYGDTSHFSQKQGCGNNWANGFCVHGPRHRDVVEELVRREVERCDRLAGFMAMMSVAGGTGSGVGTYVTQCLRDVYPKSFILNHLTWPYGTGEVIVQNYNSVLTLAHLYQLSDAILVHENDTVHRICSQLLNIKHISFSDVNGVIAHQLGSVLQPALSADSYGVYSRNPLGSFEDPALYTSWLSSQEAFNSWKSPVPFNKYEKCVTLVSNSQALLRPLDHMVGKAWNMFASRAYIHQYIKFGISEEDFLDSFTSLEQVISSYKQLR